GAGGCCAGAATGGcaaatatctccacagccaCAGTGAATTTCCCTGGAGAGCTGACATACGCTGGGATAAAAGTGATCCACACTGCacagaatatcagcatgctgaaggtgATAAGCTTGGCTTCATTAAAATTATCAGGTAGTTTCCGGGCGAGGACAGCTAACACTAAGCAAAAGACAGCCAGTAGACCTATGTACCCAAGCACAGCCCAGAAACCAATAGCTGAGCCTAATGCACACTCCAGGATGATTCTCTCCTTGTATGTGGTGAGGTTTTTCATTGGAAAAGGGGGACTAACAACCAACCAAATAATACATATTAAAACTTGAATACATGTGAAAGAAACTACAGTCATCCTTTGTTGTAGTGGACCAAACCATTTCATGACATTACTGCCTGGGAGTGTAGCTTTAAAGGCCATTAACACTACTATTGTTTTTCCTAGAACACAAGAGATGCAGAGGACGAAGGTGATCCCAAACGCTGTGTGGCGCAGCATGCAGGACCACTCAGAGGGTGCTCCAATGAAAGTtaatgaacataaaaaacaaagagtcagggagaagagcagcaggaagctcagctcTGAGTTGTTGGCTCTTACAATCGGGGATGACCTGTGATGAAAGAACACAGCTGCTGTTATAATGGCAAGACAGGCACCACCAACGGAGAATGCAGCCAGGATGATTCCTAGGACCTCGTCAAAGGACAGAAACTCCACAGGCTTTGGGAAACAAGTGTCTCTCTCAGCATTGGGCCAGAACTCCTTGGGGCAAGGGAAACAATCAGGGGaatctggaaaacaaaacaaacaaaataaaaatagctTTTAGAAGTCATGTATTTCATGTGATAGATatgcattacaaaaaaaaatacctgTAGCATTGCTAATCTCTCCCTCAGGACATGGTACACAATCATAACAGCAGATGggttttcctttctgcagcactTTACGAGTTCCTGGAAAACAGTTgtcactgcacactgacacaggcACCTGGAACACAGACAAATCACATTCTAACTCCCAACTCGTCACATAGTTTAATTTTTCAAGTTAGCAACAATAAATATACAATGTCCACttacagtttcaaaataaaactaactaACAACAATAAACATGTGGTTAACGTTATGAAACGATCACACTTTGGTCATGTTTAGGCACCATATCTACTTGGTTAGACTTAGGAAAAGGTCATGGTTTGGCTCAGAATAAGCACATTAATTATCTATGTGACATTACTTCatttacaaaagaaatcaatcTTTTGACTTTGGGTTTCACACAGTTCATAAACCCCAATGTGCTGCATGAAACTCTTGTGCTTGGTCTAATTATGGCCTTTTCTCGCTCTTTATATTACGTCATTTCATAGGTTgggttgcaatctgcaacatCACCACTGGTTGTCaataaatcttacacactggtcctttaaaggatcacatttttttaagtttgtcttAAAATAATACTCAGATAACAGTATGTGCATTGTAACCATTTGTCTTGTTTATACTGACTGTGAGGAAATGCCTTCCAAAAGTCATTTCAATGTAATACCTGGGGGATAAAATTGACAGGACTCAGTTTGTGTACAAATTTTTACAAACATCAGCTGAAGCGAAAATGAGGTTTCAACTGTCAAGTTCAGACAAATCGTGTGGTTGTCTTCTAAACTCACAGGACATTTAGTACAAAATTCCTCTTTGTTATTATCCCTCTGCCACAGCTCAGCAAAGgaacacattttcaaacagaATATATTATATCTTTGAAAGATACCACTTGATTTGTCCATCTGACCCTGCTGAAGACTCATATTATCTGAACATCCAATATTTTAATTGCATTAGCATCAGAGTGATGCCCTTTTTAGTACAAATTCCTGCCTTTTGTTACTTCCTGTCGTTCATACTTTTATACTATCTCACTCTGCTAAAGGAACCAAAAACAGATATCACACTATTTGAGATGACTAAATTTTAAATTTGAACATGTATTGAATATAAATTATGGCTTTTTGGCTCCTTACGTCTGTGCCACCCTCCACCCATGTCAGGTTCCTGTTGATACGGAACTCCTGGCCCACCGGCAATGATGCATCGTAGAGCCCTACTGTCACCAACTCAATGCTGCCACTCTCAGTTGTTTGCCAGTTAACCATCTCATATTTGGCCACAGGATCCCCGTTGGCATCGAATGACACATCATAACCATTCTGGGAAAAATTCACTTGCTTCAGCTGAGCAAGAATCTGTGAGGATGAAGTAAAAtaacacagtgagagagaaaggaaaacaaaaactaaactgaatatttcatatCATGAAAGGTATGTTACAGTGAAAAAAGGGCATTGCAGTGTTCACTTTGACTGACCTGTTTGGACTCTATCCTGTTGACTTTGTCACATTGAGTTGTAGAACTTGTATCCTGGCACACTGTATTATGAATGGCATGTGCTATTGCATAAACAGCCTTGTAGACCATGTTAGTGATTCGGAGCTGGGATGTGTCTGTGTACGGGTTCTGAAGGGTCTGAATGTCTTCAGTTCCATCACACAAACTCTCATCTGTGGCTGcacctaaaaacacacagagacagatgaatgtgtttttagCCTTGACAAAAAAGTTTTCATTGTGAAATTGAGCTGtccttatttttttttgtatataacTCACATTAGCACAAATCAGTCTTCAGATGACTAGtcacatttctaaaaaaaaaaaaaaattccaacTTTTGCATTAACTACTGACTGACATTACCTGTTTTAAAGTGTTTAACCCTCATCCTACGAACACATTTAACATACAAGGACTTGGCCTGCTGAGTGGAGTCCCTGGGGACCCCTATACCttccccacccaccccaccctcACCACTGTGCGTGTGAAACATTAAAATTGGACATGGAAGCTagacataaacagaaaaatggtTACCTCTATTAAAAATGCAGGCAGAATTAGGTGCTTTTGACTGAGATCCCTTAGGACATCAACATATTGCTATTTTTTTAGAAGCatgaattaaaacagaaaaagaaaacaacaaaatgaagtCCTTCGGAATAAATTAACTGACAACGTAGTGGAAAAAATGGAATGACTGAATAAATCGCCTGTGGAGATGACAAAATTACACCTTTAGGGTCTGTGGGTGCCTCAGTTGATAAGATTAAGGTTAAACTACAGAAATGACCTGAAATCACTATCACTGTAATGGCCTAATTAGACCAACAAATACCATAATTAATACATGCTGATAAGTACAGTTTAGGATCTCTATTCAACTTTGTGGCGTGGACACTGTCTATAATattttgtgcttgtgttcaGGACATCAGTGTTTGTATTGTGAAACCACTGCAGCAAAGATCATACAAAATCTTTTCCAAAACAGCAGAGGGCGGAAACTTGAACTGAAATCAGAAAAGTGAGATTTTTCCCAGAGATGCACCTTATGCCCACCTCATGTCTTTGTTCAATATCAATACATGTCCCTTGTGACAGACATCCAGGTTTTGATTTTCAAGCAGCTGATGAGATTTTAAGAAAGGAAGCTCCACCCAAACAGACaatcaacaaaacaacacaaccaCAAGGAACCAACTGTGAATTTAAACTATGTTAAAAATTAGATTAACTTTCTCACTTTTTTCCAGTCTGCAGTTGAAGGACTCCTCCCAGTATTGAGTCAGCATTGGAGAGGCAGCCACTTCAGTGGGAGGGAGATCCAGCAAGAAGTCTCTCAGACCTGGGATGACAGATTGCTGAATGGCAAATCCGATGGCTCCAGCACAGAAGGTGAACCTCAACATGTCTGGATTGGTGACCCAGGCCTCAGTGCCTATCCACTGACGAGGTGGAGATGGCTTGAGTGACAACTCCTCCAGCAGCATCCccatttctgcagcagctgcaaatGCCACAATAACCGTAGATGTAGACCTGAGAGACATTATAATGCATCACATTATACCAATAGAAGTATCAAGAGTATCAATGTAACAtgagtaaaaatatatatatatgagtgAAATAAGTATGatgaaaaaatgtgatttgcCACGAAAATAATATGATAGTATTTGACAAATaagtttttgtggttttgtgtgcgGAAGGTCAGTGTCAGCACAGAGATCAAAAGCACAATCAATGATGCAGAAACCTGCGGATAACATCAGCTACTCTCTGGATCCTGCTCCGTGGGTGGGACCGAAAGAAAGATTCAGAGTACTCCACACAGATCCCCTCCTTCTGCGCTGCTTCCAAGAAAGAAGCCATGCCATTATTGCCATAGTCTGAGTCGGACCGGATGGCACCTATCCAAGTCCAGCCAAAGTGTTTCACCATCTTAGCCAGTGCGTCAGCCTGGAACTGGTCACTCGGAATTGTTCTGAAGAAACTTGGGAACTGCTGCTTATCGGACAGGCATGCACAAGTGGCAAAGTGGctcacctaaaaaaaaaaaaaaaaaaaaacagcagcgcAGGCTAATTTTTTTTCGGAAAACATCATTGGAATATGTAAGACATAGCTTGTCATGACATCAAAATATTTACTTGAGGAACGTTAAAGGGCCCGATGATGCGCGACATGATGATGGAAAGCGTGGACCCAGACTCACCGACGACAGCCATCACCATACCAGATCGTGAGCAGTTGTCACCGGTGTCATACACCGGGTCCAGACCATTTGAAAGCTGGAATGCCACCTGCACTGCCACGGGCACTGAGGCACACGCGTCGTGGATCTGATAACCGAGTTTGATGCCCggcagcagctcagtgctgtTATTAATCTCCTCAATGGCAAAAATCATTGCGCGTGCGAAGCGCAGTTTACGCGAGTCAACTCTGCACAGAGACACTCATATCACTGTTTAAATTTGCATACGATGAGGacaacatcaaaaaacacacaatatagGAGAACAGCAGTTTATAGTTATGGACAGCGTTACTGATAgctgcactgcagctgtgaaCTAAATATTCATCACAAAGTTACCTGATCAAACTTAAATACACAGGATTTTAATGCAAGGATTAAAATATGAATGtatatgtaaaatcttaatttgttcTTATCCTGTAAATGACTTCCAGTTTTTGTATAGTTTTCAATGCTACACAAAAGCTTATGCAACATAAAGCACATACAAATCAAAACATTTCTAGCTCCACACAGTGCAACATCCTCTTATCTCCCACTTCTCCCTCTTACTAACCTCCCTGTGCACTTTAGTGGCTCAGGCATGCTCGTGTAGTTATGCTTCACTGTGTCGGTGTAGTAGTGTATGGAGAAAACACCCCCAATGACATAATCACCATCCGTGGAGAATACAGGTAGACGATCAGTGCCCTGTTGCCTACATTTCACAGATGAGGCCTCAGTACTGACCCCAGCACGAGTCTTATCCTCTGTAAGCACAGCCCTTTGTTTCAATCCATCCCCTGAACTATTCAACGTAAGAGATGAGTTCAGCTCACAAAAACCCAGAGACAAGATCAGGCCAATGAAGAGAGCTGAAATCTCCATCCCTCCGGTGTCTGCATGTGGgcatactgtgtgttttctctggttTATATTGATTTTCAGACAAAACCTTCCCTCCTTCTACTTTACGTCATCTTACTGCATATCAGACAGAGAGAACGCCCTAACCTTGTGTTCCGTGATGAACTCTTGTCCAAGTCtttctgtgtgctgcatgtatAAAATAATCTCCATAAAGTAGgactctttttttcctctttttttctttggttgATCTTATATTAtagttaagttaaaaaaaaatgcacacttTGAATTGGTTATGTGGTTTAatccagttttgtttttgttttgtttttaattattgttCCACTGTCATATATTTGAAATGATTTCATCATGAAGATGAGAACTCATTAAGGCGCTTGATAATTTATAAGATATTAAAACAACTTTCAAAAATTGAGAATGAAATTCAGAAAATATACAGTtcaatgtaaaacacacacacacacacacacacacacacacacacacacacacacacacacacacacacacacacacacacacacacaattttaaatgtaaataatcAATCAACCAGGTGAAAACTATGTTGCATGTGCACAGCATAAGGTCTATATGTTATGTTATAGCTTGACTCTTTCCAAGCTTAAAATGTCAGGATTAAtttttgttcattaaatgtttcTTGGTGTTTTTCTCTGGCTGAAACAATATGATGAAACACTTTGGAGCAAATATACAGAATGTTAGTCCAAAACTGGAGGCCAGGATGGcaaatatctccacagccaCAGTGAATTTCCCTGGAGAGCTGACATACGCTGGGATAAAAGTGATCCACACTGCacagaatatcagcatgctgaaggtgATAAGCTTGGCTTCATTAAAATTATCAGGTAGTTTCCGGGCGAGGACAgctaacaaaaaacaaaagacagccAGTAGGCCTATGTACCCAAGCACAGCCCAGAAACCAATATCTGAGCCTAATGCGCACTCCAGGATGATTCTCTCCTTGTATGTGGTGAGATTTTTCATTGGAAAAGGGGGACTAACAGCCAACCAAATAATACATATTAAAACTTGAATACATGTGAAAGAAACTACAGTCATCCTTTGTTGTAGTGGACCAAACCATTTCATGACATTACTGCCTGGGAGTGTAGCTTTGAAGGCCATTAACACTACTATTGTTTTTCCTAGAACACAAGAGATGCAGAGCACGAAGGTGATCCCAAACGCTGTGTGGCGCAGCATGCAGGACCACTCAGAGGGTGCTCCAATGAAAGTtaatgaacataaaaaacaaagagtcagggagaagagcagcaggaagctcagctcTGAGTTATTGGCTCTTACAATCGGGGATGACCTGTGACGAAAGAACACGGCTGCTGTTATAATAGCAAGACAGGCACCACCAACGGAGAATGCAGCCAGGATGATTCCTAGGACCTCATCAAAGGACAGAAACTCCACAGGCTTTGGGAAACAAGTGTCTCTGTCAGCATTAGGCCAGAACTCCTTGGGGCAAGGGAAACAATCAGGGGAatctggaaaacacagaaacaaaagcagccttTAGTAGTCacatatttgatattttaaatatgaatttcaAAAAAGGAACAAGTTAAAAATACCTGTAGTATTGCTAATCTCTCCCTCAGGACATGGTACACAATCATAACAGCAGATGggttttcctttctgcagcactTTACGAGTTCCTGGAGGACAGCTgtcactgcacactgacacaggcACCTggaacacaaatacagacagacCCACAGGGTATTCAGGTGTGCTCTGCAGCTTTTACCGTTAAAGGTCCAGTATGTGGGATTTACCGTGACGTATTACCAATAATGGAACACAATATTCATGATTATGTCGTTATTAGTGTGTAATAGCCTGAGAATAAGaattgctgtgtgtttgttaccttagaatgaacTCTTTATATTTACAGGGGGAGTGGGTCCTCTTCAACGgtgtccaccatgttgcaccaccaaGTTTCTACAGTAGtgcagaatggacaaaccaaacactggctctggaGAGTGCCTTTTGTATTTCTCATAAGCTTTGAGGCCACTGTAAATTCTCCTACACGCTTGCAAagggagggtgaggtgaggggtattcagttggttgcactCTGCAAcatcaccactagatgccactaaatcctacacactggtcctttaaagggCAGGTTGACATTTCTCatgtctgtcttaaaacaatattCACATGCCAATTTGTGTGTTGAAAGTGTGATTGGCCATTGTAACCATTCCTATTGTTTACACTGGCTGCAAAGAAATCCCTTCATAAAGCCATTTCAATGTAACTCCTTGGcaataaaatcatttcattcTAAAGTCCAGCTGAAGCTAAAATGAGGCTTCAGTTGTCAGATTCAGTCAAATCAAGTGGTTGTCTTCTAAACTTACTGTACATTTAGTACAAGTTCCCTCTGTGTTATTATCTGTCTGCTACTGCTCAGCAATGGAACATATTTTGATTTGCTTGCATTGGAATTGTATTAGAAATGGATCTCTTCGCGGCCACTATTGACAGGGTGCAACAGGGACCAAAAGCAGATACTGTAACCTTTGAGATCATTCAGTTTGAAATTGGAACGTGTTAAATTTTTGCTTTGGGCTTCTTACTTCTGTGCTGTCCTCCATCCAGGTGAGGTTCCTGTTGATATGGAACTCCTGTTCCACCTGCAGTGATGCGTCATAGAGCCCTACTGTCACCAGCTCAATGCTCCCACTCTCTGTTTTTTGCCAGTTCACCAGCTCGTATGTGGCTAAAGGATCCCCGTTGGCATCAAATGACACATCATAACCATTTTGAGAAAAATTGACTTTCTTCAGCTGAGCAAGAACCTGTGAGGATGAAGTAAAATAAGAAAGTgatattaaatgaatgaaacgCAATATTTCATGTCATAAAAGTATACTATAATGAAAAAGGGGCATTGCAGTGTTCACTTATTGATTTTCGCTGACCTGTTTGGACTCTATCCTGGTGAATTTGTCACACTGAGTTGTAGAATTTGTTTCCTGACACACAGCATTATGAATGGCATGTGCTATTGCATAAACAGCCTTGTACACCATGTTAGTGATTCGAAGCTGAGATGTGTCGGTGTACGGGCTCTGGAGAGTTTGAATGTCTTCAGTTCCATCACACAAACTCTTGCCTGTGGCTGcacctaaaaacacacagagactgagGAAGATTTTTACGGCCTTGGCAATAAATTTACCTgattaatcatcatcatcatcagacagcagagggCTTGAACTGAATTCATAAAGTAAGATTATTCACAGAGATGCACATTGCATTCACCTCATGTCTTTGTTCAATATCAATAATATCAATCGTCTTCCCTCTTGGCAGAAATCTAGAGTTTGATATTAAAGCAGCTCATGATTTTTAATACAGGAAGCTCGACTCAAACAGACAATCAACACAACAAGGACCCAACTGTGAATGTAAACTATGTCGGAAATCAGATCaactttctcactttttttcAGCCTGCAGTTGAATGAATCCTCCCAGAACTCAGTCAGCACTGGAGAGGCAGCCacttcagagggagagagatccAGCAAGAAGTCTCTCAGACCTGGAATGACAGATTGCTGAATGCCAAATCCGATGGATCCAGCACAGAAGCTGAACCTCAACATGTCTGGGTCAGTTACCCAAGCCTCACTGCCAATCCACTGACGAGGCGGAGAAGGCTCCAATGACAGCTCCTCCAGTAGGATCCTCATGTCTCCAGAGGCCGCAAATGCCACAACAACCGTAGCTGTCGACCTGGAGAGACATTATAGTGGGCAtacattatattataataatacAAGTATCAAGATTGTTAACATAAACAAATCAaccaacaaataaacacatttaaaagctTTAGTTTTTCGTTGTGCAATATTTGCCTCATTACCTTATGAGTAATAAACATGAGAGAAATTAACATGATGCATCTCCAATTTGATACTGAAGATTGAAGACAAAATTATATTACAAGTTGTATTTGACTGAAtattttttgtggttttgtgtgcagAAGGTCAGTGTCAGCACAGAGATCAAAAGCACAGTTAATGATGTGGAAACCTGCGGATAACATCAGCTACTCTCTGGATCCTGCTCCGTGGGTGGGACCGAAAGAAAGATTCAGAGTACTCCACACAGATCCCCTCCTTCTGCGCTGCTTCCAAGAACGATGCCATGCCATTATTGCCATAGTCTGAGTCGGACCAGATGGCACCTATCCAAGTCCAGCCAAAGTGTTTCACCAGCTTGGCCAGCGCGTCAGCCTGGAACTGGTCACTGGGGACTGTTCTGAAGAAACTCGGATACTGCTTCTTAtcagacagacatgcacaagTGGCAAAGTGGCTcacctaaaaaaaaacagcggTGTAAATCTTTaatcacagagacaaaagagatCAGTAGCACGTATAAACACATAGATTatcagaaaatatatttaaaatactTACTTGAGGAATGTTAAAGGACCCAAAGATCCGCGACATGCTGATGGATGGCGTGGACCCAGACTCACCAATGATAGCCATCACCATACCAGATCGTGAGCAGTTGTCACCAGTGTCAAACACAGGGTCGAGGCCATTTGAAAGCTGGAATGCCACATGCACCGCCACGGGCACTGAGGCACATGAGTCGTGGATCTGATAACCGAGTTTGATGCCCGGCAGCAGCTCCGTGCTGTTATTAATCTCCTCAATGGCAAAAATCATTGCGCGTGCGAAGCGCAGTTCACGGGAGTCAATGCTGACACACTCATATCAGTGTTTAAACTAAAATAATATTATGAAGacaacatcagaaaacacacaacacaggagAACTGAAATTCTGGACAATAAGTTATAGCTCCACTGATATACATCACCAAGTTAACCTTTTCCCATTTTAATGCACAGATTAATAGTGATGTTTTAATTTGTCGCAGCCCTGTAAAATGCTAATAAATCAATGTGCTGAACACTTTCatattttcagttaaaaacacaaaaatgcttACTTTTTCATGTTGTCACACTGTACTGTTTTTCTTGAAAATAATACCAAAAATTTAAATGGCCAAAAAATGATTTGGAACTTaatgtaaataagaaaataagtaaataaataaaacaaagtttcaACTCCACACAAAGGCTTTGCAATATTATTGTAAGCGCATCATACAGATCAAAACATTCATATACATAACATCCTCTAATTTACCACTTGTACCTCTTACTCACCTCCCTGTACACCTTAGTGGCTCAGGCGTAGTGGTGAAGTTGTGcctcactgtgtgcatgtagttGTGTATAGAGAAAACACCCCCAACATTGTAGTCACCATCCATTGTGAATGCAGGTATACGATCGGTACCCTGGTGCCTACATTTCACAGATAAACCCTCAGTACTGACCCCAGCACCAATTCTATGGTCTGAAAACTTAGGCCTTTGCTTCAAACCATCCCCAGAACCATTCAAGGCAAGAGATGAGTTCAGCTCACACAAACCCAGAGACAAGATCAGGCCAATTAAGAAAGCTGAGATCTCCATCCCTCAGGTGTCTGCATGTgggcatactgtatgtgttttcaCTGGTTTATATAGATTTTCAGACGAAGGCTTCTCTCCCTACTGTACGTCATCTTAGTGTCGGACACCCTAACCTGGTGCTCTTAGTTGAAGTCTTGCCCATGTCTTTCAATGGGGTGTCCCTGTCTCTTTTCTCCCCTTGTAAAACTATCATTGCAAACACCCTAATTTTGTTCTACCCTTACACCACTTTTTGCATAGTTTTAGCTATTATAGTTCAGCCCTTACACCTTCAACAAATTCACACCTTCAATTGGTTGAGTGGTTTAAtccttttttaatcaaattgCAAGTTTCATTGTCTCATGGgatgtatttaaaaaataataccTAATTAAACCTTTATGCTTTTTTCCAACTCTCTGCACAATCTGTTGACTTCTCTTTCCTCATACTCCCTCTTTAGCAAGAATGAATGATGAGAACATAGTGCAGCTCCAGGAAACAGCTCAGATACTGAACAGGCTCGGTGGACACAGGCCCAAGACCAAAATCAGAGCTTCAGTTCCAAATATTTCTTTCTATTAATGATCATTGAGAAAAGGTGAAGGAACATCCTTTGTACTCATTATGAAGAGGCTGTCAGCCCTAATAACAGGGTTTGCTGGGGGAGATTCTTTCATATTCCTTGCAATGCGTGTGCAGCTGTCATAAATGTTAACCCATCAAATGCTTTAGATTTGCATTTCTGCATTGATGCTTAGCACAAGTCTGCTTAgctttgtctcctctttgtGGGCTCAACTTAGCTGCTAATTTACAAACCATTcttttaaaactaaaaataaacctacatttcattcaaaatcatttttcagttcAAAGAACTGGCACATGTTGCATTGCACAACCTTTCATGCAATTCAGTGTGTTGATTAAAATCCAAAACTGAATTACAGAATGAAGATTCATTATGTGATCTGACTTTTAAAGACAAGGACTGGGGATGTAAAAACATATGTCATTTTAATATGTGATTGGCACAAAAATATTTGTTAATGTTTCATACAAAGGAACAATTATTTCCTGTACGCATCTGCATCTGTACTGAATTGATGTAGTCTGTTTCTTATGTTCTGCCTACACTACTGACTGATAGGCTCTGATAGGTGGAGTGAGAGACTAAACACTGAcgaaaaagacacaaacaagacGACATCGTCTTGCATATAAAATTAAGAAACCATGCATCAAGATAAGAAACAGGGGTGATGGGAGGAGTGCAGTCATGGGGCTATTTTTTGACAAACACTTACTCCTTTGTGTCGACCTGATCTTGCCtttgttctcttcttttttcttctccatgtcttcctctctttccccgTCTTGTAAATTACGGAGGCAGTTTTATCTCAATGGTTTGCACAAGGCTGGGGACGTGACTTTGGGTGGGCTGGTTGAGGTCCATTACACCTCAGTCTTTCCTGAGTGGACATTCACTTCAGAGCCACGTCAGCCCACCTGCAAAGGGTAAGTCTCACACATAGCAAACTGTATAAATTAATTATTGATATTAGTATGTTAAGAAAATAATACAAACTGATTAATATAGGATGTTTCATCATTTTGTACTGTCAATAATATGGGTGCATCCATGCATTCTCACGATATCTTCAGTTAAGAATGAGAGTTTATGTTTCAGCTTTGACACTCAAGGGTTCAGGCATGCCATGGCGATGGTCTTTGCTGTTGACGAGATCAACAGAAACTCAATTCTGCTCCCGAATGTGACTCTGGGATACAGTCTTTATGATAACTGTGGTGCACTTGTTATTGGATTTCGAGCTGCCTTGGCGCTGGCCAGCGGTCAAGAGGAGCAGTTTCTGCTTCAGGAGAACTGTTTAGGGACCCCTCCAGTTCTGGGGATTGTGGGTGATTCCTACTCAACATTTTCTATTGCAACATCCAATGTGCTAAGTTTATTCAGATTGCCCATGGTAAGTTTCCGTTGCTTCTGTGCTTCGAGTTGGCTGtttatgaatttattttttgtatgttGATAAATTGTTGAAATGGGTTAAATATTCC
This genomic interval from Chaetodon trifascialis isolate fChaTrf1 chromosome 9, fChaTrf1.hap1, whole genome shotgun sequence contains the following:
- the LOC139336130 gene encoding extracellular calcium-sensing receptor-like produces the protein MPEPLKCTGRVDSRKLRFARAMIFAIEEINNSTELLPGIKLGYQIHDACASVPVAVQVAFQLSNGLDPVYDTGDNCSRSGMVMAVVGESGSTLSIIMSRIIGPFNVPQVSHFATCACLSDKQQFPSFFRTIPSDQFQADALAKMVKHFGWTWIGAIRSDSDYGNNGMASFLEAAQKEGICVEYSESFFRSHPRSRIQRVADVIRRSTSTVIVAFAAAAEMGMLLEELSLKPSPPRQWIGTEAWVTNPDMLRFTFCAGAIGFAIQQSVIPGLRDFLLDLPPTEVAASPMLTQYWEESFNCRLEKSAATDESLCDGTEDIQTLQNPYTDTSQLRITNMVYKAVYAIAHAIHNTVCQDTSSTTQCDKVNRIESKQILAQLKQVNFSQNGYDVSFDANGDPVAKYEMVNWQTTESGSIELVTVGLYDASLPVGQEFRINRNLTWVEGGTDVPVSVCSDNCFPGTRKVLQKGKPICCYDCVPCPEGEISNATDSPDCFPCPKEFWPNAERDTCFPKPVEFLSFDEVLGIILAAFSVGGACLAIITAAVFFHHRSSPIVRANNSELSFLLLFSLTLCFLCSLTFIGAPSEWSCMLRHTAFGITFVLCISCVLGKTIVVLMAFKATLPGSNVMKWFGPLQQRMTVVSFTCIQVLICIIWLVVSPPFPMKNLTTYKERIILECALGSAIGFWAVLGYIGLLAVFCLVLAVLARKLPDNFNEAKLITFSMLIFCAVWITFIPAYVSSPGKFTVAVEIFAILASSFGLTFCIFAPKCFIILFQPEKNTKKHLMNKN
- the LOC139336131 gene encoding extracellular calcium-sensing receptor-like, which translates into the protein MDGDYNVGGVFSIHNYMHTVRHNFTTTPEPLRCTGSIDSRELRFARAMIFAIEEINNSTELLPGIKLGYQIHDSCASVPVAVHVAFQLSNGLDPVFDTGDNCSRSGMVMAIIGESGSTPSISMSRIFGSFNIPQVSHFATCACLSDKKQYPSFFRTVPSDQFQADALAKLVKHFGWTWIGAIWSDSDYGNNGMASFLEAAQKEGICVEYSESFFRSHPRSRIQRVADVIRRSTATVVVAFAASGDMRILLEELSLEPSPPRQWIGSEAWVTDPDMLRFSFCAGSIGFGIQQSVIPGLRDFLLDLSPSEVAASPVLTEFWEDSFNCRLKKSAATGKSLCDGTEDIQTLQSPYTDTSQLRITNMVYKAVYAIAHAIHNAVCQETNSTTQCDKFTRIESKQVLAQLKKVNFSQNGYDVSFDANGDPLATYELVNWQKTESGSIELVTVGLYDASLQVEQEFHINRNLTWMEDSTEVPVSVCSDSCPPGTRKVLQKGKPICCYDCVPCPEGEISNTTDSPDCFPCPKEFWPNADRDTCFPKPVEFLSFDEVLGIILAAFSVGGACLAIITAAVFFRHRSSPIVRANNSELSFLLLFSLTLCFLCSLTFIGAPSEWSCMLRHTAFGITFVLCISCVLGKTIVVLMAFKATLPGSNVMKWFGPLQQRMTVVSFTCIQVLICIIWLAVSPPFPMKNLTTYKERIILECALGSDIGFWAVLGYIGLLAVFCFLLAVLARKLPDNFNEAKLITFSMLIFCAVWITFIPAYVSSPGKFTVAVEIFAILASSFGLTFCIFAPKCFIILFQPEKNTKKHLMNKN